The Ignavibacteriota bacterium genome contains the following window.
CATCAGCAAATAATTGTTGATTATGCTTTTCAAATTAAAGCCCGGGCTATTAATAGCTCGGGCTTTTTTGCATAAAAAAATATGATTCATAAAATTATAATATTAATATTTTATTTAATGAAAATTATAATTTATCTTTGTAATTAATATTTTGCGATATTTAAAATTCTATCGATTGAGCGATTTTGAAAAAAAATCATACGGTAAATCAAGCTGCAAATCATATATTGGTAAGTGGCTTTTATCTCATTTGTTATTAATCCTTTTTTTGTTCAATAATATAATTTATGCTAATGACGATGTAATAGAAAGCGACAGCTTAAGAATCCTGCCAAATTCATTAAGTTATGGTATTGATAAGCAACTGAATATCTATTCATTCAACCTTCTTATGAATTATCAGACAATTCAAAATTTCGGTACATTTAATATAAATCAGAAATTCCTCGGCACAGCTTATGCAGCAACAAATACAATTCTGCAAGATGATGAAGAGCTGGAATTGACTTACAGCTACCCTCTCAGCGAATATTTCTCTATATTGAGTTCAGGTAATTTTGTTATGATTAGCAATCGAGGCTCAACCGAATTAAATGAATTAAGCCGATTTAATATGTTAAGTGGTACAAGAATCAATTTTGCAAATAATATCAATTTAGATTTACAGGCAGGCAGAGAACAAAATAACCAAATGGGAATAGAGAGTGCAGGCAATATATTCAAAATTGACGGACTTGTAAATAATTATGATATCGAAGGTTACAGCATTGATGCAAATCTTAAAGGTGAACATTTATCACTCAGTTTGGATAGAATTAACCGAACTTATACTTTAAATACTATGATTCATAAGCAATTTGATTATTATGATATGCTTTCTATGAATTTCTCATATAAATTGCTCGACAGGTATAACGCATTCAGACGTGATGCCGCATTTATGGATGCAAATAATCTTGATTTTGCTTATTCGCTCGAAGGTCGCTCAAATAATGTACTTAATACTGATGTGAATTTCTCTTTTGGTTTAAGTGAAAAAATTAACGGGATAATGAGGCTTTCATTCTATCAAAATCAAATTGAAAGACAGTTTACAGAATTTATCGAAAGTGACCCCAGAACAGGAGTACGTCAGTTCCGAAACCAGCTCAGAATACAATTAAATCCTGAAATTTACTATATTAGCAATAATCTCAATCAAATGTTCGGATTCTATTACGCTTTCGATAGTGACGAGAACAGAATGAATAATATTAGTAATATACGAGAACAGGATTTCAACTTGCTTAGAACCCGTGCATTTGAATTAGATAATTTAACAAAAATATTCAGAGTATTATCGAGAACTAAAGTTAATATTACTTCAAAAGATACAATTTATTTATCTGCAATGACTTCGATAACAAGATTCGACACTCCGAGCGAAACAAATAATTCCGATAGAGATGAGTTCCTTGGATTAATTAGTCTGGGCTACGGAAAATCACTCTCTGATATCCTTACTTTCAGATTAGATGCGGAATCTCAGTTCAATCATCAGGTTAATCTAAAAGCTTCAAGGAGCTCTTCAAACTTTTGGATGCGAAGTATAAAATTTGCTCCTTCACTGGAAATTCAAACAAAATACTTTTATATGCGTCCACAGCCATACGTACTTGCAAATTATACAGTATATGATTTTGAAGGTTTTGCTCCCGGGCTGAGAAGTTTCAGCTTAAGGCAGATTGGTTATAATGATTCAATCGCCGTAATCATAGGAAAGAATCTTTATATGGGCTCAAGAATTGACTTGATTTATAAGGAAACAGGAATTTTATTCTGGAATGATTTTAGAGAGCAGCCTGTGAATGGTAATTTGAAACTCTTTTTGAAATATTTTACAGGATATTTTGACGACCATTTTAATATTGCTTTAGGTTTTAGATACTTTAATCTAACTCAACAGACTTTCAGGACATCTGCATTTGTAAATGCTGATTATAAAACTGAGTCTTACGCTCCTGAAGTTATTATTTCGGCTGAATTTCCGGGTGGTACAGTTTTTAGATTAAACGGATGGTACGAATTTCAAATTATTAATGATACTTTTAAAAACGAAATACCGAATATTATACTTAATACATCTATAAGACTTTGAGATGCAAATGAGTGAGATTGAATTCTATTCTGAAAATACTCTTAAAAGCGAAAAAGCTTCGCTGACAGCGGTAGAACCGATTCTTGAAAATCTGAGGGCACGCCTTGGTATCAAGGAAGAAAAATTCTATAATGTCATGATTGCCGTTACTGAGGCTGTTAATAATGCCATCATTCACGGAAATAAACTCAATGATGATAAATCCGTTTTTTTCATTGTAAGTGCAGACAATGAAAAAATTCATATCAAAGTCAAGGATGAGGGAGAAGGATTTGATCCTGAAACAATTGCAAATTGTCTTGAGCCTGAAAATTTACTGAAATCAAGCGGTAGAGGTGTTTTCATTATTCGTGAGCTTATGGATGACCTGCAAATTGAATCAAGTCCGAATGGTACTACTATTGATATGTTATATATGTACAACAATAAGTAATTCCTTTTAATGAGAAAATTCAATAAATTTTCTTAGTTCTAAGCTTGGCTTAAATTGTTTTTTCCCTTTTAATAGGGATATGTTATTAAGTTACAGAAGGATTTGACTTCAGTTTTTCCTACTTTAATAAGACTGATAAAATTGTGCCAAACTAAGCAAATGCTAAGTATCCGGAAAATAAATACAAAATTAAATCACTTTAAAACAAAAATTAATGCAATCAAAATGCCTTACAAGCCTAATTTAGCAGTAAAATCAATAATTATTATAGTAATCTTATTGTCATTAGGGTTGTACAATAATCATCATAATGGTGAGCGTTATCGCCTTGAACAGAAAGAGCACGCAGAATGGAATATGGATGGTCTTTATGTAAAATCTGTCAGTGACAGCTCTTTCTATGCCGAAAGTCATACTGATTCTATTATTGGCGTTGGGTATCATCATCTGATTAAATCCGGTGACCAAATTCGCATTGGTGATTTGCTGAAAATTAAATCAAAACACATCGGCGGAGATACTGTTCAGGTAGTATTTCTCAATGTGAGTCGGGCACGTGGTGCTAAGATATGGCTATCTGTAATTCCACTTTTCATTGGAATCTATGTATTTAATAAGTATTTCCAATTTGACAAATCTGTTAAAAGATTCAAAGTGAGGGAAGATGCCTGATTTAATTACTCATACTGCAGCAGCATATTTAGTCAGAAATCGTAAAATATCGAGACCTGATCTGATTATATACTTATTTGGAGCTATGCTTCCCGATTTGGTCACCAGACCTTTTATGATAATTTATCCTCCTGTCAGATATTTTTTTCATACATTTCATACACCGGTTGCGATGCTTCTGATTATATATTTAATTGCACAGTTCTTTGAAGAAAAAATTAAATATCGTATAATGAAGTTTCTCGGATTAGGGGTGTTAACGCATTTTGTGCTTGATATGTTTCAAGCATCGGTTACTCAGAGAGGATATGCGTGGTTTTTTCCATTCTCATATTATGATTTTAATATTGGATTCTTCTGGCCCGAAGACTCGGTTCTTTTTCTGCCATTTACTTTTTCAATTCTCGCCGTTGATATTTTGTGGTCATACTACACTTCAAAAAACAAAACAAGATAGATTTTTTAAGCACATATTTATTAAATATATATTACTATCAACTTATATTAAAATTAATATCAATTTAATTCGACAAATCTAAATAGATAAATATTTTTTATATTTATATATTTAACTTTATATTTTGAATATTGTCCTATAATCATTGAAGTTATTTAGCATTATTGGATAAAAGGTACAGATTAGACGAAAATTAGTAATAACAGTTATTATTCAGTAATTTTACTTAATATATATTGGCATGATTATTACTATTTTTGTATATCGAAATAAGTTTTTTTATTTTTTTTGCAAAAGAATAAGTAGGATATATAGTCATGTTTAAAATTTTAGTTTATACATCTTTTCTAATGCTGATTTCTGTCAGTCTTTTTTCTCAGGATAATGTCGGTATTGGTACTACATCTCCCGACCCTTCTGCAATCCTTGAGTTGAACGCAACCGACAAAGGCTTTTTACCCCCAAGAATGAATCAAACTCAGAGAGATGCTATAGCAAGCCCTGCTACAGGACTGGTTATTTATAACTCTACATCTGTTAGATATGAGTATTACAATGGAACTTCATGGGTGGCTTTGTTAGGTGTAAGTTCTATTGGATTATCTGCACCTTCTGAAATCAGTGTTTCTAATTCTCCTCTTACTGCAAACGGTACTATTCAGCTTGAATGGACAGACCAAAATCAAAATCTTATTTTCGCATCACCGAATGGCTCTACAGGTATTCCTACATTCCGTGCACTTACACAAAATGATATTCCTAATCTAAGCACATCAAAAATTACTGCCGGAAACTGGCAGGTACTTTATTCCAATGGTTCCGGTACTTTATCAGAATTACCACTTGGTGCAAACGGAAGTTTTCTCAAATCTACCGGTACAGCTTCAGCGCCAAATTTCAGCGTTTTGTCTGATACTGATATTCCTAACCTTGACGTTACGAAAATTACTACAGGACTCCTCCCTGTAGAGCGTGGCGGAACAGGAGTTGGCGATATTACAGGTATGCTCAGAGGAAACGGCACAGGTGCTATTTCTGCAGTTACCAATACTGCCGGAAATGTTGCTTACTGGGCAAACGCTAACCAGATTAGCGGTATGTCAGACCTTACATGGGACGATGTTAATTCTATACTCACTGTGGATGGTGTCGTAAGGCATTTTCCGCTTGGAGCTGAACCCGGATCACCTGCAAAGGGTATGACTTATTTTAATGATACTGACAACAAACTATTTTTATATAACGGTTCAAACTGGATTGACCTTGGCGCTTCAGGTAGTGGTAGCTTACCTCCGGGAACTACAAACCAAACCTTGAGATACGGTGCTGCCGACTGGGAAGCCACAAGTTTACTTCGTGCTACTGCGACTAATGTTGCTATCGGTGAGACATCTTTTACACCTAATTCTTTGCTTCATACTGAT
Protein-coding sequences here:
- a CDS encoding ATP-binding protein; translated protein: MSEIEFYSENTLKSEKASLTAVEPILENLRARLGIKEEKFYNVMIAVTEAVNNAIIHGNKLNDDKSVFFIVSADNEKIHIKVKDEGEGFDPETIANCLEPENLLKSSGRGVFIIRELMDDLQIESSPNGTTIDMLYMYNNK
- a CDS encoding metal-dependent hydrolase; its protein translation is MPDLITHTAAAYLVRNRKISRPDLIIYLFGAMLPDLVTRPFMIIYPPVRYFFHTFHTPVAMLLIIYLIAQFFEEKIKYRIMKFLGLGVLTHFVLDMFQASVTQRGYAWFFPFSYYDFNIGFFWPEDSVLFLPFTFSILAVDILWSYYTSKNKTR